tatgTAACATATTATATTGTTGTACTAATTAGTGTTTACTATTTATACATGtaacattattttatgtataattagtcttaatcacatatatataagtttaatattgatttttctcaTACAATACGACATGTATCATGATTTCACTTCAACTAAGTCCACAAGATTTCAGCCATGTTTTCACTTCCCATTGGTGAACGTACAAATGGTGATATGTTCTACGTaactatctttatttttatcaagtATCAATTCGAATacaataaaaatctaatttcttagttttcattaaataattatctgAATAAGATAAGGTTTTAATGATGTTACGTATGAATCTCCATACGTAAAGGATATCCATGCCAAAGGGAGAAGCCAAAACCTCGCTTTTGGTAATTTGATGTAAATTTGAATCGAAGTTGATTGAACGGGAAAACACAACGATCCTTAAAAAGATGATGAGAACAATACTTTGGAAGTTGTTGTTGGGACCAGACAAATGACTCACTTACAAAACGCCACCGTCCAGGGTTTAGCAGCGCTCCACGTGCATGAACGCGTGGCATTACCTTTGCATGACGTCAGCTTAGATCATCTTCATGATCTAAAGCCTGACTTTGATTGGGCTGACCCCTCCAAGGACGGTCgctaaatttttaagaaaatttattattttttttattttactttcgtTGACTAATTTGTTCACATAAAATATGTGTATGTCTCGTTGTCATCCATTTTGACTTGGcgaattcatttttatatttattccgAAATCTTTATAGacatttttttagattaaaaatattataaatatatttggaacttgaaatttgtttgatttaagtgaaattaagTGCAAACTTACTATTAAAACCAATATATTTAGACTCGAATTAAGTTTTGACCTATTTAAAGAGCTGATTCATAAATTCAtcgataatatcaataatatattaataaaatgttaaaatgagttttattaaTGTTGACATCAACACGATAGTTAGATCGATTTAACCTAATAATGTAACCATAATATATTTCATCCAATTCAATTCCACTTTtgcttaataaaattttaaattgcttttaccatagagtaatattatatttacatatttttgatatataatttaaatacataaataatgtataattatgtaagtggatattactttatctatattttaaaaatattcaatcacataataatatattatttgtacacttaaattatatttaaatatatatatataattttattgtctaacCATAACCTAAATCAAATTTGTCATTAATTCCCTGTTAAATTGATTGGTTGGAGCTTTAAACCATGGATAGAAACTTGTAAATTTAAAAGGATAAATTAGTTTACATCATGtagcaaattttttattaaaggataCATGAGTCAATAATCTGAGCTTCtgcaaatattaaattataaaaatagaaaaaatatctttattattttatgcatTTATAATGGGacaaaggaaataaataatcctaaaatgaaataaatggcGTCTAAATCACGAGGGCCACACGTGTGAGGTTGAAAAGACCATGAAAGCCTCATGATAAGACATTGGCCATATCGGGTTAATGTTAGCGATATTTTGCGGTATGTGCGTGAAGGAAGATAAAATACCCAATTGAACGCGCCACGTGTAAGAACAGTGACGCTAACAATACAACTTTTCAGTTAGGTTAGGGAGATGGGAGATGGAGAACAGCCGTCTGATCATGTTAAATGGCTAAAATAGTCCAACGTGGCATCAATCATGGGGGGCCCTACTTTTTGGTCCCTGCCATGACTTCTTTTGCCCACAATCACATATAACGTGCATGCATGTCCATCTTTATTCATGGACTTCCGAATCGAGATCACAAAGTGAGAGAATTGGTTTGATCGAGGTGGTCAGGGACATGATGAAATGTACCACGTGTCGGTATATTTTTCACACTGACTGAAGGAACTAGATCATTTAGGCCCACTCAAAATGCTGGATCATTTAGGCCCATTATGTAAGAGATgttgaattgaaaataacatgaatACTAAAAGGTGGCACATGTTTAAAGGCCAACGGACTATTccccatccaagttttaatgaCATGATAGATATACATccataaagttttaaaaacccaaaatttatccgtagactaatttttattaaattttttttagagaCAAGGAtaaaatacccattttaccaCAACCATAAAACcctacaaaatttatataattttctcttattagttttctaaactgaTAAGAGACCAACAATGGGCTCTGATCGAACCATCTTTTTCTTCAACGATGACAATGGCTTAGAGGCTCTTCACTCACACAATCTAGCAACTTTTGACAATTAAGATGATGAAAACTTTGTCTAAACGACGAATTTTGTCATTCAATAGACCTAAACAATAATGAAAGCGTTTATAACTCAAATCGATAGTTCAAACTCATTATTCGAATTTATAACTTattaacaaatcaataaaattatgtgtatatatttttggtagacaaatatatacatacatgaaTGTGTTATTATACGATTGAGtagttttgaattaatgataaactaatatttaattataggatgatatatttatgtgtatacacatttgtataccaaaaattggtacacataatattgcctttaacaaacaataaaactatatatacacatttttaatatttaatttatgtacatatataatatatcattatctgattatatgatattgaattaaataaaataatatctaatcaaataatatacaaattatatacaaaaatgaatacatatagtATTCATCTTTAACAAATAATGCCATTTTACCTGAATGATTCGCAAAATGAGGTCCTTTTGTAAACTCCTTTTAAAAAAGCTTCGGCCCATTTCAAGCTGCAacaaattactcaattattataagaattttttagCACCATGGATTTTGAAGCCCATAAGAATGAATTACTTACTATCAAACCATTGTTAGAAGGAAGTTGGAAAGAAATACATAGTCGACCAAATCTCCTAGTCCAATCCAGTACCAATATGCTTGTGGGAAGAGACCACGACTCTTCATCAGCTGAACTCCTAATTGTTTCGTAGAATTAGGAGGAATCTGCAAATGaagattatgaaaaaaattagctCAAATTCTTAAACTTCTGatttatagttaaaaataagaaatttctaCTTACATGACTCCAACTGTTCTTGAGAAATTCATTCACAGCCATAGCAGTCTCTCCATACATTATTCACAAGCCGGTTGATATTGCATCGATGAAAAGTGCTCTTACCGGTTCAACTAGCAATTCCCCTGTACCAGAATAATCTAGCAGACTAAGCAAAGATGAAATCCAGGCTTGTTTAAATTACAGTGAATTCTTTTATGCTTCACCTATTGTTACTCTCTTTTTTTGTCCACCAGAGATGCCTCGTATCTTTTCATCTCCCACCATGGCGTCTGCACATACTTCAGGTCCCAAAATCTgaataattgttaaaacaaatGAATGTGAATATCATATGTTCAATTATTTCTGTATTTGTTGCTTAAATGTTTAGTTGGATTATGAATTGGGACCTTGAGAACATAGTCTCTAACTACATTGGTCTGCTGCCCTTCGAGTGATGCATCCTGCAAAATTAATTAACCATTAACAAAaaggaaaacagaaaataacATAATGTAGTTGTCATATTTCTAATGGTTATCTCACTTTCATGTAAAGATCAATATAAGGATGTGGGTTGATATTTGCAGCCATTTCTCTTCTTGACAGTTCTGCCAACATCTCCGcaaatcaacaaattttaaagatCAATGATTCTTCAAATAGCTAAGcccaagaaaaatatataaactgcacaaatttatctatacaaCTTGATATGACGATGTTTAAAttagtgattttgaaataacagtaaaaataaacaattacttTATCCGATTACAAATTGATTAtctcaatttttataaataaatttatataatttatttaaatgtatccttttattcaaatttaattgaatgaCCATATTGAGAACTGACCTCTTGATATCTTATTGAAAAAACCAATGTCTCTTATACTGTCATTTCTCCAATATGTAGAGTATGTTAACTTATGTAAGACCATATCATTTGTGACATGACCTCTTTCATCTCATCCCATGTccattattaaaatcaaaaaatatatataaaacattaaaatccGTTTACCAAGATGTGAAACTCAATTGAATTTCTtacattaaaatcaaaatatatattttataaaattaaactacTATAAAATACTCGTTCAAATCTCACGAGGAAATACTTAGCtccaataaaagaaaatgactgAAAAACTAAGTGCTACAAATTAACTGGAAAAAGTAATGCAAACAAGCCATAAAATGTATGCTCAAACTCATCACATTGATTACAAATTACAATTGACAGGAAACCACAACAACTTAAAAATAACTCAAAAACACACTTAACGAATTACAAGTTCAAGGAAAGCCCACCAAATcacaaattagaaaaaaaaaaaaatacactcCATTCACCCAATTACAAATTTGAGGAGAGCACAACACAACAAAGGGAAGTTAAAGGCGACGATCGGTATCACATTCCACAAGCACTCGAGCTAAATAATTTGGAGTTTTGATAGAGCGCTTTAGTACAGGTGCCCGTGAAGAGGGTGCTCTGATTTTCAATTTCTTGAGCGCTAGCAAAGCTCCTTCTTCTACTTTCAACATATGAAACATCTGCTCCGAACAAAGATTTAGAATTTCAAGCCGAGGAAAACCATTAGCCGAGCATGTCATCTTGCTTCCGTGATAAGAGTCTTCGCCCAACTGGAGATGCGTGAGATACAACAACTTCTCTAATTTAGGCATCGGGTCATCATTCAGATTTGACCCATGTAATGATAGGCATTCAAGATTTGGCACCAGCTCATGCAGGTTTCCTGGTAGGTCTTGTATCTTCCCTTTTAAGTTTAAGTCCCGAAGATGTTCACAATGAGAAAGGGGTTCCAGAGAACCAAAATAAAACACATCATTGTACAGTAGTTCAATCATTAAAATCCGCAGGCTTTTCAGGTTGGCAATGGAATCGAAAGTAAACTCTTTTTTCTCTGTATCACCGTACGAAGTTATTGTCAGCCCTGGACGAGAATCACGGTGCAACATTATATTCAGCTCTCGAAGATAAACATTAAACGAAATTATTTTCAGCTCTCGAAGATTAACCAGTTTTTCTGTACTAATTGTATTCCAAAGCCAATAGCTTACGTTCTTCAAGGTCTGAAGTTTTGTCAAATTGTCAATCTTCAATTCCGTATATAAAAATCCAATAAGATGCCTCAACTCCGTTAGCATACCTATTTCAGAAGGTAATGAAGGAGCAGAGTTCTCAAGCCTTGTTGGTAAGTCCAGAGTTTGTAGGTGCAACAACTTGCCAATGGAAGATGGAACATCAGTAATCCCTGATTTTCTTAATCCTAAatacttcaagtgaatcaactTTCCTATCTCTTCTGGTGATCTGTATAAATTTTTGCAGGAGAAACTATCAAAATCAAGAACTCTTACCACTTGAGACCCTCTGCAAACTTCTGATAATAAACCTTCCAAAAAGGTTGGTTGATGATGGAAGTATTGACTGAAGAACAAAAGAGAACGAGAGGGTGGATTACAATGTTGAAGAAGCAAAGACGTATTTCTCCCAAGATAGAAAGCGTGTCGTCGTGATTTTGATGACTCAGCTGAATTTTCGATTTCATGCTCGGTGCAAATAAAGTTGAGCTCTTTCGCCTTTTGAATTGCTAAATCCCGCAAAAGATCATGGACTCGACATGTAAAAATTCTGCCTCGTCTAATTTGGCCTATTTGAATTAGACTTTTTTTAATCAACTGATTCAAGTAATCCTCAGCCAACTCTTCCATTGTGTTATCTCCCTCTTGCGATATGAGACCTTCAGCCACCCACAATCggattaatttctttattttaatttcatgatCTTCTGGAAAGAGGCCCAAGTAAAGGAAGCACACCTTCAACTCCGAAGGTAGATCATCGAAACTTAAATCCAATAAATACTTGATTTCAATATTATGGTTCCCCATATCCTTCCAGATGTTGTTACGAGTCTTGGACCATTCGTTCGGCTTCTTTGTGGCTAATAATCCACCCAATACAACAATGGCGAGTGGTAGACCGCCACATTTTTTCACCATTTCCCATTCCTGCGGCTTCGATCCCTGGTCCACTTTTGGATTCTTGAAAGCTTTCATACAAAATAACTGCCAACTCTCATCTGGCGTTAAAAATCGAAGTGGATAAGGAAAAGTACTGTCGTCTACTCCCCTAGCGATGTCTTCATTGCGAGTGGTCATAATCACCCTGCTGCCCTTGTTCTCATCTGGAAAGGCTCTTTTAAGACAATCCCAAGCTTCTTTATGCCATATATCATCAATCACCACCAAATATGTTTGTCCTTTCAAGGATTTTCTAAGATAACTCCCCATTGAATCTTCGTTTGTCATATCCTCCTGTGACATTTCTGGCATGTGTAGATTCCTCTTGAAAGACTGTATAATTCTTTCAAGAAGATCTTTAGTATTGTACTCTTGAGACACAGAAACCAAGGCACGATAACTGAAATTATTCTTGATTTCTGGATGATGATAAAGTTTTCCAGCGAGAGTTGTTTTACCCAAACCACCGGTGCCAACGATTGAGATTACGGAACGTTGTGGCTTCTTCTTGTCAAGTAGTTGATCCAATAATGTGCGAGCATCCTGATCGTAGCCAACAACTTCAATTTCTTCGAGCTGGAAGGAGGTGGTTCTTCTTAGATCCTTCAATCTGGTACGAGCCGAGCTCTCTCCCTCTGTCTTGTCTTTAATATTTTGGAGATTATACCGTACACTTCTATCGGACGCATCTTTAAGTCTACCTTTTAGTCTTTCAATCTCTTTGCCAATGCCATATAAATCGATCTGTTCCTGGGTTTTGCTGCAAATAATGCAAGAAAgcttcttcaagaaagcaaagagtCTCTGCCTTCGCTCTGAAGGAGTCCCATGGTCGACTCTGAGCGTATCTGGATTCCCTTCATCATGGACTTTGAAAATAAATCCATCCAAGACATCCTCACAATCGTAAGCGATGTCCCTCATATCAAGTACCCACTTCCGTATCAGAGGGCTGTTAATTTGCCTTTTTTGTGCATCATCTATGAAACAATGCAACCATTCCAACTCTTTCTTCAGAAATTCCACTTCGCCTTTCACTCCTCGCAAGAACTTTATTTCTTGGATGAGATAGTCCCCAAGCCTCTGAATCGCAAATGAGACTAAAGCATCAACCACACCTGACATGCTTTTCAATCTTTTTAGAGGATTCAACAAGGCATTTGAGTTGGTGCTTTAACCGACTGATGAGAACTCCTTAATGGTAGATCGTACTGTCAGTTGTTTAAGGGTTATTATTGAATAGAAGGGCAAGTTCTGCAATTGCACGTGACAGGTTCAATTATTTAAGTGCTTTTATTTAGATCTCCGCCTCTCGGCTTCTCTTTACATCTTCATCCATCCACGACGGACGAAATTTATCAAAGACGATGGCTTTCTTCATTCCAACGAAGATAGACGAGTTGTTGTCATTTCAGAGACGAAGATGGGAAATGAGACTGTGACTCTAATAATACAGCATTTCAAATAGGTTAGGCAGGTAGAAAATGAGATCAACCGTTTGCTCACGTTATatagttaaaaatatattatatagcATAAGCATGAGGGAGAACCTATTTTTTGGTCCCTACCACAACTTCAATCACatttaatgtgtatatatgtctatctttatttatacatttaaacaTCGAGATAATAAAAGTGagaaaattatatctattttttttttaaaataatttgtctCGGTTGTTGGATTATCCACTTTGATTTATTTAGACAAGTTccattgattttattattatattaaatcaatGGAATCCAGCTTACCAAGATGCTGAAGGCGACTTTTTCCTTCACATATATTCAGTTCATGACAAGGTGTGAAGCTTCAACTAGTGGCTTAGAAAATAGAGAATATTGACTAATCAATTTGagaagaaagcaagaaaattgtagaataaatgaatattttattcgtcaaaagaaaatttagggttaaaattgTTTACATAGTACACGAGGTGTTAGTCTGACAATCCGGGTGAAAAAACATCAGATCCGttcaattagatatatataatagatcAACAAAAATACCAATACTAACCATCAGAtcttttttgatgaaaaatccCATATCCTATTCTTCACTGAGAGAATGagttgaagatgaagagaaataaATCCCGATCGAGAACCTTGATTCAACCATCACTCTCCTTTGTTTAATGACTGTTGTATCCATTACAAAcccaattataattgtttctctgtttttttcttcatttgtcGTTGCAGCCATGTGACCGGATCGATGATTTGTCTTTAATTTGTCTTGTtgtaaagaaattaataatgcTTCCCAGCAGCCAAGAAGGAAAAGTTCCTTGTCTAGAATTTTACaacctaaaaaattttttactatGAAAAAAGGTTGGATTttgttttagatatataaacaataaatcaatatatgattaaagtatatcttatttttaatttaaaattatataattatatcataaaatattatttatgtacttaaaaatatacaaacctAATTTTGATGTTATTGATATTTGTTGACTCATTTCTTTGGTTTGATAATACATTCTTACcatattaaataaagaaaaatctaaCTTAACGAAAACGTCTAAGAAATTTTCATACAGATAGAAAATAAAgactaagagaaaaaaaatagtgaaaatagtAATAGATTTCTCCTTGttctttgaaaaattgtttgatATGTTGAAATTAATGCATAAAGAACTTagttcatatttataacattttcgtttgttttaacttttttgtCAAAAACTAAGacaattcattataaaaatctGTAAAGTATTGgctaattgaattaaatatattttttgttaataaaaaaggTAAGATCAACTATTACAATTATCAGTAATTGATTATTCAGAGAAGCTAGTTGAATTTATATATGCTATTTTAGTGTTATTTTTCTTTGGTTGGAATCATGATATATGAggaaatgattttattatgttataaataataaaaatgcatGATGAATATTTCATTAAGCTCAGGATTTAGAGATCTTTGTCACGGACGGATTGGTGCGGGTGCAGCGCGGGGCTGTCACAGCACCAATCAGGGGCAGCGGGCAGTGTGAACCCGGGTTCAGCTTGCCAGAGTATGAATACAGGTCAGAAGCAGTGCAGCAGACAAGCCCAGGGGCAAGGCCAGGTTTGTGCAGCAACTCAGTGGACATCCAGCCCATTATTCAGCAAGGCCAACAGGGGTGTTTGGGCCAAGGAATCCAGCAGCAAAGGTTCTGGAGTGTTCCATAATACTATTCCAGCAAAATATCCAATGTAGTCCAAGGGTGCGAATCCGATGCCTTGTTAAGTGTAATTCTTATCTTTATTACCTGGGGCAGCCAGCTACGGGGAGCTGTGCTATGTGGAATGTAAATTCATTGTACACGGGTAGATATTCGAGGGCATAGGGAAGATGCCTATATATAAGGCTTCATTGTATGGTTTGTACTGAAGCAATTGTTCAAGTAATGTATCTTTGTGTGGACTGTGTGTGTGTATTCTTGAATTGCTTTCGCTATTCACCAAGCGACGGGACTGTTTTGGGGGTAGCACCGGGGATTAAGGCTAACTTAGTGCAGGGGTTGTCATCTTGTTTAATGCTGAGTATTCAATATTGTCATCTTGTTTCCAAGGCACAGCAATTGGTTTAATATGTTCTGTTTTGGTGGAGAACATTTTGATTGCCAAATTGTTCAAGTGGTCAATGCTACAAACTTGCCATTGTGTTTCTTGGATGCCCTGAAACCTACCGAATTATTCAATgtcttatttgtaaaatttgaatGTGAAAGGAACCCAGAGCCATGTTAAACTTGGGTGGAAGTGTTACTTTTCATATTAGAGGGTCTTGGGAAAATTGTGTTAAACTTGGGTTGTTTCACATTGGTTAGGAAAATGGTTAGGTGTAACTGTGTAAGTGTGAGTGAACTTCTCACACTTTGAGTTAGTTTCTCTTTATTATGTCTCTACAATTGATGTTGTAATCATACATACTTCTTTTGATGGAAGTAGTGtatatcaaatcaataaaataaatagtcaCATAATAAATAGAAAGAACATATGTGATTTATCATAATTCATTTAAAACTGGGACATGTttagcaaaattaatattatttaatatttttttatattcttttcttcCAATGAATATATTTCTATAATAATATTACCACAAACATACAATAGAATAGTCTGTTTATTATGATGGAAATTTTAAAACAACTCTCCATTACATAAACTCAAACGGTAAGTAACAGCTTCTTTATCCAGGTTCCACTCTGCTTCTCAGccaaagttttgaattctttgaatttagaTAACAcctctcatttttcttttaatacgTAAGCTCATGTTTTTTCACTATAATTATCTGTAAACATTAAAATGTATCTATTTCCACCATAGAAGCAGGGGTTATTGGTCCACAGATATGTGAATGTACTAGCTCCAATCTCTGGGTAGCTCTTCCTAATCTTTTACGTAGAAAGATGCTTCCTCGTTGTTTGCCTACGGCACATACTTCACacatttgttttggttttgtatTTTGGGCAT
This sequence is a window from Mangifera indica cultivar Alphonso chromosome 20, CATAS_Mindica_2.1, whole genome shotgun sequence. Protein-coding genes within it:
- the LOC123203903 gene encoding putative disease resistance RPP13-like protein 3, with amino-acid sequence MSGVVDALVSFAIQRLGDYLIQEIKFLRGVKGEVEFLKKELEWLHCFIDDAQKRQINSPLIRKWVLDMRDIAYDCEDVLDGFIFKVHDEGNPDTLRVDHGTPSERRQRLFAFLKKLSCIICSKTQEQIDLYGIGKEIERLKGRLKDASDRSVRYNLQNIKDKTEGESSARTRLKDLRRTTSFQLEEIEVVGYDQDARTLLDQLLDKKKPQRSVISIVGTGGLGKTTLAGKLYHHPEIKNNFSYRALVSVSQEYNTKDLLERIIQSFKRNLHMPEMSQEDMTNEDSMGSYLRKSLKGQTYLVVIDDIWHKEAWDCLKRAFPDENKGSRVIMTTRNEDIARGVDDSTFPYPLRFLTPDESWQLFCMKAFKNPKVDQGSKPQEWEMVKKCGGLPLAIVVLGGLLATKKPNEWSKTRNNIWKDMGNHNIEIKYLLDLSFDDLPSELKVCFLYLGLFPEDHEIKIKKLIRLWVAEGLISQEGDNTMEELAEDYLNQLIKKSLIQIGQIRRGRIFTCRVHDLLRDLAIQKAKELNFICTEHEIENSAESSKSRRHAFYLGRNTSLLLQHCNPPSRSLLFFSQYFHHQPTFLEGLLSEVCRGSQVVRVLDFDSFSCKNLYRSPEEIGKLIHLKYLGLRKSGITDVPSSIGKLLHLQTLDLPTRLENSAPSLPSEIGMLTELRHLIGFLYTELKIDNLTKLQTLKNVSYWLWNTISTEKLVNLRELKIISFNVYLRELNIMLHRDSRPGLTITSYGDTEKKEFTFDSIANLKSLRILMIELLYNDVFYFGSLEPLSHCEHLRDLNLKGKIQDLPGNLHELVPNLECLSLHGSNLNDDPMPKLEKLLYLTHLQLGEDSYHGSKMTCSANGFPRLEILNLCSEQMFHMLKVEEGALLALKKLKIRAPSSRAPVLKRSIKTPNYLARVLVECDTDRRL